In the Streptomyces sp. NBC_00193 genome, CCGGTGTTCCCGTTGAACTGCTTGCCTCCGTAGGAGAACGGGAAGCCGTCCTGCGGGGACTGCTGCTTCTCGGACTTCGGGACGTTCACCTCGCGGTTGAGGGCGGAGACGATGCCGCTGGTGACCGTGCCGGTGAGGCGGTCGGGGGAGCCGATGGCGACGACCTCGTCGCCGACCTTGATGTTGTCGGAGTTGCCGAGGCCGGCGGGCTTGAGGCCGCTCGCGCCTTCCAGCTTGATGAGGGCGAGGTCCTTGTCCGGGTCCGTGCCGACGATCTTCGCGCTGTACTTCTTGCCGTCGCTCATCGTCACCTGGATCTTGGCGGCGCCGTCGATCACGTGGTTGTTGGTGACGATCTCGCCGTCGGCGGTGATCACGATGCCGGAGCCGGTGCCCTGGCCGGAGGCGGTGCTGGTGTCGATGCGGACGACGGAGGGGCTGACGTTCTCGGCGACGCCGGAGACGGTGCCGTTGCTCGACTGGGAGATGGTGCTGCCGTTGACGCCGGTGCCGGTGCCGTTGGTCTTGTTCAGCATCTGCTGGACGGCGGCTGCCGTTCCGCCGCCGACGACGGCGGCCGCGAGGGCCACGGCGGCGAGGAGGGCGACCGGGCGCTTGGCGCGGGCGTGGCCCGGGCCCTGGGGGGCGGGGGCCGCGGGGGCGTCGCCCCAGGTGGCCCAGCCGCCGTTGCCGCTGCCGCTGCCGCCGCCGGTGTTCTGGGGGACGGTCTCGCCCTGGATGACGGGGGGCTGGTGCGCCTCGTGCCAGCCGGGGGCCGGGGCGGCCGGGGGGTAAGCGGGCGGCGGCGGGTACGCGGCGTCCTGTGCGAGCCGGTCACGACCGCGCTGCCAGTCCTCGCCCCAGGGGGCGGGCTGCTGGGGGCGGTTCTCCTGGGGGTACTCGCCTTCGCGGCGGAGGTTCTCGGTCATGACTACGACTGTGTCCGCCGATGATGAGAGCTTCCTGAGTCCCCGCTGAGAAGCCCGACAGAACCGTGTATGCCCGATATAAGGCCGGGTGTGGTCCGGCACCCCCGGGTGCGGCCGGGTGGACCCTGCGGGGCAAAGTCCCCTACCCGCCCTTCCACCGTTCCCCGGGCTCTGCCCGGACCCCGGTCCTCAAACGCCGGACGGGCTGAGGAGGGGTCCCGGGCTGCGCCCGGACCCCCTGGGGCTCCGCCCCAGACCCCGCGCCTCAAACGCCGGCGAGGCTGGAATTGTCCTGCGGGCAATCCAGGCCGCGCCAGCGAAGATCCAGCCCCTCCGGCGTTTGAGGAGCGGGGGTCCGGGGGCTGGCCCCCGGGGAACGGGCGAAGGGCGGGTAGGGGACCTTGCCCCGCAGGGCCGAACCACCCGCACCCGCCCACCGGACCCCACGCCGGGACGGCAGGGGCGCCAGCCCCGACCGGCCACCGACGGACGGAGTCCGGCGCAGCGCGGCGAAGCCGGTAAGGCCCCCAAGGGGCCGCACCGCGCGAGCGGCGCGTTAAGAGGGGCGGCAGCCGCAGGAGCGGCGGATGACCAGGGCCGACGGGAACTGCTTCAGGCGTTCGCGGCGGGAGCCCGCCACGCGCAGGCCGTCGTCC is a window encoding:
- a CDS encoding S1C family serine protease, with amino-acid sequence MTENLRREGEYPQENRPQQPAPWGEDWQRGRDRLAQDAAYPPPPAYPPAAPAPGWHEAHQPPVIQGETVPQNTGGGSGSGNGGWATWGDAPAAPAPQGPGHARAKRPVALLAAVALAAAVVGGGTAAAVQQMLNKTNGTGTGVNGSTISQSSNGTVSGVAENVSPSVVRIDTSTASGQGTGSGIVITADGEIVTNNHVIDGAAKIQVTMSDGKKYSAKIVGTDPDKDLALIKLEGASGLKPAGLGNSDNIKVGDEVVAIGSPDRLTGTVTSGIVSALNREVNVPKSEKQQSPQDGFPFSYGGKQFNGNTGTDTTSYKAIQTDASLNPGNSGGALVNMNGEIVGMPSAIYSPSSGSGSAGSVGLGFAIPVNTIKADLPSLRKGGPGGAGSNGNGTDSGTGNTAPGFGTSF